A genomic stretch from Apodemus sylvaticus chromosome 12, mApoSyl1.1, whole genome shotgun sequence includes:
- the LOC127697390 gene encoding receptor-type tyrosine-protein phosphatase V isoform X2: MRPLILLAALLWLQGFLAEEDACSSLEGSPDREGGGPPLRVNISSHGEPSSLFLSWVATEPGGFDYTLCLRSVNASGSPEGQQLQAHTNESSFEFHGLVPGSRYQLELTVLRPCWQNVTLTLSAQTAPTVVRGLQLHSAGSPASLEASWSSALGNQDSYQLLLYHLESQTLACNVSVSPDTLSYNFGDLFPGSQYVLEVVTWAGSLHAKTSILQWTEPVPPDHLALRALGTSSLEAFWNSSKGATWFHLMLTDLLGGTNLTAVVKQGVSSHTFLHLSPGTPYELKICVAAGPHQIWGPNATEWTYPSYPSDLVLTPLRNELWANWKAECNAVFPGPLPPGHYTLWLKVLAGPYDALVEGSIWLAESATLPREVPGARLWLDGLEATRQPGRWALLYSADAPGLLGNISVPSGATHVTFCGLVPGAHYRVDIASSVGDITQSITGYTSPLPPQSLEIISRNSPSDLTIAWAPAPGQLEGYKVTWHQDGSQRSPGNLVDLGPDVSSLTLKSLVPGSCYTVSAWAWAGNHSSDSRKIHSCTRPAPPTNVSLGFARQPAALRASWCHPPGGRGAFQLRLYRLRPLTLESEEILSQEAQNFSWAQLAAGCEFQVQLSTLWGSEESSRVNATGWTPPSAPTLVKVTSEAPTQLQVSWVHAPGGRSSYQVTLYQESARTATSITGPKADSTSFLGLTPGTKFKVEVTSWAGPLHTAAANVSSWTYPLTPNELLVSMQSGSAVVHLAWPSGPLGQGTCHAQLSDAGHLSWERPLPLGQELLMLRDLIPGHTVSMSVKCRAGPLQAATHSVVLSVEPGPVEDVLCQPEATSLALNWTMPAGDVDVCLVVVEQLVPGGSTHLVSQVNTSGDALLLHELMPTTSYRLSLTVLGRNSQWSRAVTLVCTTSAEVWHPPELAEAPQVELGTGMGVTVTRGMFGKDDGQIQWYGIIATINMTLAQPSREAINLTWHDHYYRGQDSYLALLFPNPFYPEPWAGPRSWTVPVGTEDCHNSQEICNGHLKPGFQYRFSVAAFSRLSPPETILAFSAFSEPQDSISLVAMPLTLMMGTVAGFVVIVCAVLCLLCWWRLKGPRREKSGFSQELMPYNLWRIHRPIPIHTFQQSYEAKSAHAHQAFFQEFEELKEVGKDQPKLEAEHPANITKNRYPHVLPYDHSRVRLTELSGEPHSDYINANFIPGYSHPQEIIATQGPLKKTLEDFWRLVWEQQVHVMVMLTVGMENGRVLCEHYWPANPTPVTHGHITIHLLAEEPEDEWTRREFRLQHGTEQTQRHVKQLQFTTWPDHSVPEAPGSLLAFVELVREQVKATQGKGPILVHCSAGVGRTGTFVALWRLLRQLEEEQVADVFNTVYILRLHRPLMIQTLSQYIFLHNCLLNKILEGPLDASDSGPISVMNFAQACAKRAANANAGFLKEYRLLKQAIKDETGSLLPPPDYNQNSMASCHHSQERLAPVEESPADTTLEASLFPGGPFGRDHVVLTGSAGPKELWEMVWEHGAHVLVSLGLPDTKEKPQDIWPMETQPLVTDMVTVHRVAESDTAGWPSILFRVIHGESGTERQVQCLQFPRCETGCELPANTLLTFLDAVGQCCSQGNSKKPGTLLSHSSKGTNQLGTFLAMDQLLQQAGTECTVDIFSVALKQSQACGFMTPTLEQYIYLYNCLNSALRNRLSRAGKWPAPC, from the exons ATGAGACCCCTGATTCTGTTAGCTGCCCTTCTCTGGCTCCAGGGCTTTTTGGCTGAG gaAGATGCGTGCTCATCCTTGGAAGGGAGCCCAGACAGGGAGGGTGGAG GTCCACCCCTGCGTGTAAACATCAGCAGCCACGGAGAGCCTAGCAGTCTGTTTCTGAGCTGGGTAGCCACAGAGCCGGGTGGATTTGACTATACCCTCTGCCTCAGGAGTGTGAACGCCTCGGGTTCTCCGGAAGGGCAGCAGCTCCAGGCACACACAAATGAGTCCAGCTTTGAGTTCCATGGCCTGGTGCCAGGGAGTCGCTACCAGCTGGAACTGACCGTCCTAAGACCCTGCTGGCAGAATGTCACACTTACCCTCAGTGCCCAAACTG CCCCGACAGTGGTCCGTGGACTGCAGCTGCACAGCGCTGGGAGCCCAGCCAGCCTGGAAGCCTCGTGGAGCAGTGCCCTGGGGAATCAAGACAGCTACCAACTTCTCCTCTACCACCTGGAATCACAAACTCTGGCATGTAATGTCTCTGTGTCCCCCGACACCCTGTCTTACAATTTTGGCGACCTCTTCCCAGGTAGTCAGTATGTCTTAGAGGTTGTCACCTGGGCCGGCAGTCTCCATGCGAAGACCAGCATCCTCCAATGGACAG agCCTGTACCTCCTGATCACCTAGCACTACGTGCCTTGGGTACCAGCAGCCTGGAAGCCTTCTGGAACAGCTCTAAAGGGGCCACCTGGTTTCACCTGATGCTCACAGACCTCCTAGGGGGCACCAACCTGACTGCAGTGGTCAAACAAGGGGTCTCAAGCCACACCTTTCTTCACCTGTCTCCGGGTACACCTTATGAGCTGAAGATTTGTGTTGCTGCTGGGCCCCACCAGATTTGGGGACCCAATGCCACTGAGTGGACCT ATCCCTCTTACCCATCTGACCTGGTGTTGACCCCCTTACGGAATGAGCTCTGGGCAAACTGGAAGGCAG AGTGCAATGCTGTCTTCCCAGGGCCCCTGCCTCCAGGACACTATACCTTGTGGCTGAAGGTTCTAGCTGGACCTTATGATGCCCTGGTGGAGGGCAGTATCTGGCTAGCTG AATCTGCCACACTTCCCAGGGAGGTCCCTGGCGCCAGGCTGTGGCTGGACGGACTGGAAGCTACCAGGCAGCCTGGGAGATGGGCGCTGCTCTATTCTGCTGATGCCCCAGGCCTCCTAGGGAACATCTCTGTCCCCTCTGGTGCCACTCATGTCACCTTCTGTGGCTTGGTACCTGGAGCCCACTACAGGGTGGACATCGCCTCATCTGTGGGAGATATTACTCAGAGCATCACAGGCTACACGA GTCCCCTGCCACCGCAGTCTCTGGAGATCATCAGCCGGAACAGCCCGTCTGACCTGACAATTGCTTGGGCTCCAGCGCCAGGGCAGCTAGAAGGTTATAAGGTCACCTGGCATCAGGACGGTAGCCAGAGGTCACCTGGCAACCTTGTTGACTTGGGCCCTGACGTTTCGAGCCTGACTCTGAAATCTCTGGTACCTGGATCCTGCTACACTGTGTCAGCATGGGCCTGGGCTGGGAACCACAGCTCTGACTCCCGGAAGATTCACAGCTGCACCC GCCCCGCTCCTCCCACCAACGTGAGCCTGGGCTTTGCCCGCCAGCCTGCAGCACTGAGGGCTTCCTGGTGTCACCCACCGGGTGGCAGGGGTGCCTTTCAGTTACGGCTTTACAGGCTGAGGCCCCTGACACTGGAAAGTGAGGAGATCCTCTCCCAAGAGGCCCAGAACTTCTCCTGGGCCCAGCTGGCTGCaggctgtgagttccaggtccagCTGTCTACCTTGTGGGGGTCCGAGGAAAGCAGTCGTGTCAACGCCACAGGCTGGACAC CCCCCTCAGCTCCTACGTTGGTAAAGGTGACCAGCGAGGCCCCCACCCAGCTCCAAGTATCTTGGGTCCACGCTCCTGGGGGCCGGAGCAGCTACCAAGTGACCCTGTACCAGGAGAGTGCCCGGACAGCCACCAGCATCACAGGGCCCAAGGCAGACAGCACAAGCTTTCTGGGTTTGACTCCTGGCACTAAGTTCAAGGTGGAAGTCACCTCCTGGGCTGGGCCCCTTCACACGGCAGCAGCCAATGTTTCTTCTTGGACCT ACCCACTCACACCCAATGAGCTGCTTGTGTCGATGCAGTCAGGCAGTGCTGTGGTTCACCTGGCCTGGCCCAGTGGTCCCTTGGGGCAAGGGACATGCCATGCCCAACTCTCAGATGCTGGACACCTCTCATGGGAGCGGCCGCTGCCGCTAGGCCAAGAGCTCCTCATGCTAAGGGATCTTATACCAGGCCATACTGTCTCCATGTCTGTGAAGTGTCGGGCGGGGCCGCTGCAGGCCGCTACCCACTCTGTGGTGCTATCTGTGG AGCCTGGCCCTGTGGAAGATGTGCTCTGTCAACCCGAGGCCACGTCCCTGGCCCTGAACTGGACGATGCCTGCTGGAGATGTGGATGTCTGTCTGGTGGTGGTAGAGCAGCTGGTGCCGGGAGGGAGCACTCATCTTGTCTCCCAGGTCAACACCTCGGGGGATGCTCTCCTGCTCCATGAATTGATGCCTACCACGTCTTACCGCCTTAGCCTCACCGTGCTGGGCAGGAATAGCCAGTGGAGCCGGGCCGTTACCCTGGTGTGCACTACTTCTGCTGAGG TTTGGCACCCCCCAGAGCTGGCTGAGGCCCCCCAGGTGGAGCTGGGGACCGGGATGGGTGTGACAGTCACGCGTGGCATGTTTGGTAAAGATGACGGGCAGATCCAGTGGTATGGCATAATTGCCACCATCAACATGACAC TGGCCCAGCCTTCCCGGGAGGCCATCAACCTCACGTGGCATGACCACTACTATAGAGGACAGGACTCCTACCTGGCTCTCCTGTTCCCGAACCCCTTCTACCCAGAGCCTTGGGCTGGGCCAAGGTCCTGGACAGTACCTGTGGGTACGGAGGACTGTCACAACAGCCAGGAGATATGCAATGGGCATCTCAAGCCAGGCTTCCAGTATAG GTTCAGCGTTGCAGCCTTTAGTAGGCTCAGCCCTCCGGAGACCATCCTGGCCTTCTCAGCCTTCTCAG AGCCCCAGGACAGCATTTCTCTGGTGGCCATGCCCCTGACACTAATGATGGGAACTGTGGCGGGCTTCGTTGTCATTGTGTGTGCAGTGCTATGCTTGCTGTGCTGGTGGCGCCTGAAGGGACCAAg GCGGGAGAAGAGTGGCTTTTCCCAGGAGTTGATGCCTTACAACCTGTG GCGGATCCATCGGCCCATCCCCATCCACACCTTCCAGCAGAGCTATGAGGCCAAGAGTGCACATGCGCACCAGGCCTTCTTCCAGGAATTTGAG GAGCTGAAGGAGGTGGGCAAGGACCAGCCCAAGTTAGAGGCTGAGCACCCTGCCAACATCACCAAGAACCGGTACCCACACGTGCTACCCT ATGACCACTCCAGGGTCAGGCTGACCGAGCTATCAGGAGAGCCTCATTCTGACTACATCAATGCCAACTTCATCCCA GGCTACAGCCACCCACAGGAGATCATTGCCACCCAGGGGCCTCTCAAAAAGACGCTAGAGGACTTCTGGCGGCTGGTGTGGGAGCAGCAAGTACACGTGATGGTCATGCTGACAGTGGGCATGGAGAACGGGCGG GTCCTGTGTGAGCACTACTGGCCAGCCAACCCCACACCTGTCACCCACGGTCACATCACCATACACCTCCTGGCAGAGGAGCCCGAGGATGAGTGGACCAGGAGGGAATTCCGGCTGCAGCAC GGTACCGAGCAAACGCAGAGGCACGTGAAGCAGCTACAGTTTACTACCTGGCCAGACCACAGTGTCCCCGAGGCTCCCGGCTCTCTGCTCGCTTTTGTGGAGCTGGTGCGGGAGCAGGTGAAGGCCACGCAAGGCAAGGGACCCATCCTGGTGCACTGCAG TGCGGGCGTGGGCAGGACGGGCACCTTTGTGGCTCTCTGGCGGCTGCTGCGACAACTGGAGGAAGAGCAGGTGGCTGACGTGTTCAACACCGTGTACATACTCCGGCTGCACCGGCCCCTCATGATCCAGACCCTG AGTCAATACATCTTCCTGCACAACTGCCTGCTGAACAAGATTCTGGAAGGGCCCCTTGATGCCTCAGA ctcCGGCCCCATCTCCGTGATGAATTTTGCACAAGCTTGTGCCAAGAGGGCAGCCAATGCCAATGCCGGTTTCTTGAAGGAGTACAGG CTCCTCAAGCAGGCCATCAAGGACGAGACTGGCTCTCTGCTGCCCCCTCCTGACTATAATCAGAACAGCATGGCCTCCT GTCATCATTCTCAGGAGCGGTTGGCCCCGGTGGAGGAGAGCCCTGCTGATACCACGCTGGAAGCCTCGCTCTTCCCT GGTGGGCCGTTTGGTCGCGATCACGTGGTACTGACTGGCTCGGCCGGAccaaaggaactctgggaaatgGTGTGGGAACATGGCGCCCACGTGCTCGTCTCCCTGGGCTTGCCTGATACcaaggagaag CCACAAGACATCTGGCCAATGGAGACGCAGCCTCTTGTCACAGACATGGTGACAGTGCACAGAGTGGCAGAGAGCGACACAGCTGGCTGGCCCAGTATCCTCTTCAGAGTCATACAT GGGGAGAGTGGAACAGAAAGGCAGGTTCAGTGCCTGCAGTTTCCACGCTGTGAGACTGGGTGTGAGCTCCCAGCTAACACCCTCCTGACCTTCCTTGATGCTGTGGGCCAGTGCTGCTCCCAGGGCAACAGCAAGAAGCCAGGGACCCTGCTCAGCCACTCCAG CAAAGGCACAAACCAGCTGGGGACCTTCTTGGCTATGGACCAGCTGTTACAGCAAGCAGGGACCGAGTGCACAGTGGACATCTTCAGTGTGGCCCTGAAGCAGTCACAGGCCTGTGGCTTTATGACCCCAACGCTG GAGCAGTATATCTACCTCTACAACTGTCTGAACAGTGCATTGCGGAACAGGCTGTCCCGAGCTGGGAAGTGGCCCGCACCCTGCTAG